AAAGAATATTTTTAGCTACTCAGCTATTTTTAAAAGAAAATTAAGAATTGTTCCATATTCCAAGAAGTTGATTAACTACGAGTTCATCTCGCTAAAAATGCAAGGGTTAAGTCTTCGATTTATTGCATTTTTTAGCGTTCGATTTCGCTGTGTTAATCTAACTTCTCTTCATAAATTACACAATTCTTTGAGTTTTCTTTGAGTTATTAGCTGAGTAGTTACAATATCTTTCAAATAAATTTATAGCTAAAGTAAGATTATTGCAGAGAGAGGGAAAAAAATGAGAGCATGGTTAGAAATAGAGATGGACAATTTAATTTTTAACATAAATAAAATAAGAGAAAAAGTTAATAATAGGGAGATAATGGCAGTAGTCAAAGCTAATAGCTATGGATTTGGAGCAAAAGAAACGGTGAGGTATCTATCAGAGCATGGAGTAAAATCTTTTGCTGTAGCTTGTCTTGATGAAGGGTTAGAATTAAGAGAGGCTGGAATAAAAGATGAAATATTAGTGTTGGGAATAGTATTTCCTGAAGAGATGGATATAGCTGATAAAAACAGTATTCAAATAACAGTTGGAAATTGGGAACAAATAGAGTATATTAAAAAAAATAATTTAAAAGTAGGTATACATATAAAGATAGATACAGGTATGGGAAGGTTAGGATTTTTACCAGAAGAGGGAGAGAGAGTAGTAGATTACTGTCTTGAAAATGGTATAAATATTATGGGTATCTATTCACATCTTTCTGATGCAGATGGATTTAATAGAGAATCAGATGATTATACAGAAACTCAAATTAAAAAATTTCAAATTTTTGAAAAATATAAAGATAAGGTAAAATATCTTCATATTTTAAATAGTGGAGGTATTTTGAGATTTAATGAAGAGATTAGTGGAAATATTGTAAGAGCTGGAATATGCATGTATGGTATGATAGCTAATTATAGAGTAGAAGATTTAAAGAGAGTATTTTGTGTAAAAACAAAGATTTTATCAATAAGAACAGTAGAAGATGATTCTTTTATCTCATATGGAAGAAAATATGTACTTCATAAAGGGGAAACATTTGCTACTATTGGAATGGGATATGCAGATGGAATAAAGAAAGAGTTTTCAAATAAAAGCTATGTTATTATTGAAGGGGAAAAATGTCCAATAATTGGAGAGATATGTATGGATATGTGTATGGTAAAAATACCAGAGTCCATAAAGGATAAAATATCTCTTGGTACAGAGGTAATTGTAGTGAGAGATGATATCATAGAGGAGATAAATATAGAACATAAGTGTTCTTGGGATATACTTACAGGGATAGGTAGAAGAGTATATAGGGTATATAAAGAGAATGGAAAACCATATTTAATAGCGAGATAAGGAGTGAAGATGGCTAAGATAATTTTACAAAAGGGAAAAGAGAAAAAGATTCAAAACTTTTATCCCAATGTATTTAAAGATGAAGTAAAAAGTATAATAGGAAAGATAGAAAATGGAGATGTAGTAGATGTTTGCACTGAGGATATGACATTTGTAGGAAGAGGATATGTAACTGACTCTACATCTGCTTATGTGAGAGTACTTACTACAAAAGATGAAAAGATAGATAAAGATTTTATCTTAAATAAAATAAGAAGTGCTTATAAAAAGAGAGAGCACCTATATAATGAAACAAACTGTATAAGAGCATTTTTCTCAGAGGGAGATGGGATTCCAGGACTTATAATAGATAAGTTTGATAAATATGTAGCAGTACAATTTAGAAATTCTGGAGTAGAAAGATTTAGACAAGAGATAATAAATGCTATTAAAAAAGTTATGAAACCAAAGGGAATCTATGAAAGAAGTGACGTAGAAAATAGAACTCATGAGGGAGTAGAGCAAAAGACAGGAATTATCTTTGGAGAGATTCCAGAAAGAGTTATTATGGAGGATAATGGACTTAAGTATGGAATAGATATTATAGATGGACAAAAGACAGGATTTTTCTTAGATCAAAGAGATTCTAGAAAATTTATTAGAAAGTATTTAAATAAAGACACTAGATTCTTAGATGTATTTTCTAGTAGTGGTGGATTTTCTATGGCTGCTTTAAAAGAGAATTGTAAAAAGGTCGTAGCCATAGACAAAGAGCCTCATGCTCTTGAGCTATGTAGAGAAAATTATGAGTTAAATGGGTTTGAAGGAAATTATACAACTATGGAAGGAGATGCTTTTTTACTTCTTAAAACTCTTGTAGGAAGAGGAGAAAAGTATGATGTAATTACATTAGACCCACCATCTTTAATTAAGAGAAAGGCTGATATTCATAAGGGAAGAGATTTTTTCTTTGACCTATGTGATGATAGCTTTAAGCTTTTAGAAGATGGAGGAATATTAGGGGTAATTACTTGTGCTTATCATATATCTCTTCAAGATTTAATAGAGGTAACAAGAATGGCAGCTTCTAAAAATGGAAAACTTTTACAAGTGATAGGAATAAACTATCAGCCAGAAGACCACCCATGGATATTACATGTTCCAGAAACTTTATACTTAAAGGCATTATGGGTGAAAATAATTAATAATTAAAAAGGGGTAACTATGTATTTAGATATTATTATATTAGTGGTATTGATTTTAGCAATTTTAGATGGATTAAAAAATGGTTTATTTGTAGAGTTTTTATCAGTATTTGGTTTAGTAATCAATTTTATAGCAGCTAGATATTTTACTCCAATACTAATACAATTTTTAAATCTTAAATCAAATGATACTAATTATTTTATAGTTTATATAGTTATGTTTTGGGCTGTATATATTGTGATAGGATTAATATTACATTTCCTAAAAAATATTATGGAAGGATTGACAAAGGGGTTTGTATTGAGAATCTTAGGTGGGATAATAGGAGCAGCAAAAGGAGCTGTCCTAGCTCTAGTAGTAATTTTTATATTTAACTTTACAAGTGATTTACTTCCAGAGATAAAAAAATATGGAAATAATAGTAGAGCAGCAGAGACAATGTTAAAAGTGGCACCACTTATAGAGGAGTATATTCCAAAGGTATTTAAAGAGAAATTAGATGCTGTAAAAAATGAAAAATTAATAGATAAGTATATGAATAAGATTTTTTAGGAGAGATATATGAAACTTATAGATAAATATATTTTAAATGAGATAAAAATACCTGTTATCTTTGGAGTTTCTCTATTTACTTTTATATTTTTAATAGATATCATAGTAGCTATGATGGAAAATATAATAGTAAAGGGAATATCTATCATAGATGTAATGAGAATTTTATCTTTCTATCTACCTCCTATACTTTCACAAACTATACCAATGGGAATGTTTCTAGGGATAATGTTAACTTTTTCAAAATTTACTAGAACAAGTGAGGCTACTGCTATGAGTGCTGTTGGTATGTCATTAAGAGATATAGTGAAACCTATATTTGTAGCAGCTTGCTGTGTTACTCTTTTTATATTTTTCTTACAAGAGAGTATTATTCCAAGATCTGTAGCAAAATTACAATTCTTAACAGCTAAGATAGCCTATGAAAATCCTGTATTCCAACTTAAAGAGAAAACGTTTATAGATGAGGTTGATGAGTACAATCTATATATAGATAGAATGGAAGGAAAGGAGAAAAAGGCAAAAGGAATTTTAATATTCCAAAAAGCTGAAGATAAACCATTTCCTACTGTGATAGTTGGAGAGGAAGCATATTGGAAAGACTCAGCTATGGTACTTATAAATTCAAAGTTTTATAACTTCAATGATAAGGGAAAAGAGGTTTTAAGAGGAGAATTTGATGAAAAAAGAATACCGCTAGCTGCATATTTTAGTGAGATAGAGGTAAAAGTAAAAGATATAGAGGCTATGGGAATAGGAACTCTTCTAAAAGAGATGAAAGATAAAACTCCTGCAGAGAAGATTCCTTATAAGGTAGAGATAAATAAAAAATTAGCAGTTCCATTTTCTACTATGATGTTGTCATTGCTAGGAGTATTCTTATCAATAGGGCATCACAGAAGTGGAAAGGGAGCTAATTTTGCTTTGAGTTTAATAGTAATATTTTCTTATATCACTTGTTTAAATGTTGGAATGGTAATGGCAACAAAAGGTATTATTCCTGCTTTTATAGGAGTATGGATACCAAATGTGATACTTTTCTTATTGACACTATTTATGTATAAGAAAAAGGCAGAGGTGATATAGTGAAGATTATTGATAAATATATTAGTAAAAATTTTATAAAATCCTTTATGTTGAGTTTGATGGCTTTTATGGGAATATTTATAGTAAGTCAGTTATTTAGAGTGGTAAAATATCTAAGTGATGGTAGATTTACTCCAGGAGATGCTGTTTACTACATAATTACACTTCTTCCTAGAACTTTTATAGATGTAGCACCATTAGCGGTACTATTAGGAAGTATGATGACTATAAGTAGTATGGCTTCAAATTTAGAGATTATCTCTCTAAAAACTTCTGGAATAAAATTTAGAAGGATAGTATTATTCCCTATTATAATATCAGCTATAATATCTGGAGTAGTGTTTTTTGTAAATGATACTCTCTACCCAATCTCTTTGAAAATAAATAGAGATTTGAGAAGTGGTGAGGTACAAAAAAGAGTAGCTCCATTAGAAAAAAGAAATGCCTTTTTAAGAGGAGAGGATTCTAACTATATATATCTTATGCAAAAGGTAAATAGAGAGACAGGATTTGCTGAAAATATAGAGATAGTAGATTTAAATAAAAGTTTTGATAAAATAGAGAGAATAATAACAGCCCCAGAGGGAAGATATAATTTTGGCAAAAAAGTATGGATGTTAAAAGATGTAAATATCTACTATGGAGATGATAATAAAAAGCCAGAAACAAAGGAATTTTTCTCAGATAGCAAATATGGAGATAATCCAGAGCATTTTATAACTCTTACTGTTGAGCCAAGAACTCTTACTATAAAAGATTTAAAAAAGACTATTAGAGAGATGAAGAGTATTGGTGGAGATACTAGAGAGCTTTTAGTGGAGTTAGGAAATAGATACTCTTTCCCATTTGCAAGTTTTGTAATATCATTTTTAGGGCTTGCACTAGGAGGAAGATATGTAAGAGGAACTTCAGCAGTGAGTTTAGGAATATGTGTACTGCTAGGATACGGATATTATGTTGTACAAGCTTCTTTTGAAGCTCTTAGTGCCAATGGATTTTTAAATCCATTTGTAGGAGGATGGATTCCTAATATAATGTTTTTGGTAGTAGGAATATATCTGTTAAATAAAGCAGAGTATTAAATAATATAGAATGGAGTGAATTGATGAGTATAGAGGTAAGAAAACTTAGTAATGGAATACCTGTACTTATGGATAATATAGATAGTATAAATACTATAAGTCTAGGAATATTTGTAAAGACAGGTTCAAGAGATGAATATCCAGAGGAGAGTGGAGTATCTCACTATATAGAGCATATGATGTTTAAAGGAACAACTAACAGAACTGCTAAAGATATTTCTGAAGAGGTAGATAATGAGGGGGGAATGATAAATGCCTACACAAGTAGAGATACAACTTGTTATTATATTCAAATGTTATCTAACAAGATAGAAAAGGGAGTAGAGATACTTTCAGATATGTTTGCCAACTCTACTTTTACAGAGGAAAATCTTGAAAAAGAGAGAAATGTAATAATAGAAGAGATAAGAATGTATGAGGATATTCCAGAGGAAATTATCCACGATGAGAATATAAAATTTGCTGTAACAGGAACTCAATCAAATAGTGTATTAGGAACAATAGAGAGTTTAAATGGAATAGATAGAGATAGATTTGTAAAATATTTTAAAGATCAATATAGAGCTTCTAATTTAGTTATCTCAGTAGCTGGGAAGATGGATTGTGATAAGTTATTTGAGATGCTAGAAAAAGGATTTGGAAAGTTAGAAGATTATCCTGTAGAGAGAAATATAGATAATAATTACACTATTAACAGTGGAGAAAATAAAATAGTTAGAGATACTAACCAAGTTCATCTATGTTTTAATACTAAAGGTGTAAGCCTTGTAGATGAGATGAAATATCCAGCAGCTATTATCTCTAGTGTATTAGGTGGAAATATGAGTTCAAGACTTTTCCAAAAGATTAGAGAGGAGAGAGGGCTAGCTTACTCTGTTTATACATATTCAAGTGCTTTCTTAGAGGGTGGAGTTTTTACTGTGTATGCAGGAACTACTCATGAAAGTTATCGTGATGTAATAGATATAATAAGAGATGAGTTTGAAGATATAAGAGAGAATGGAATAACAGCTTACGAGCTTCAAAAATCTAAAAATCAATTCTTAAGTATGCTTACATTTAGCTTAGAGGGAAGTAAAGGAAGAATGAATAGAATGGCAAACTCTTATCTATTATATGGAGAGGTAATAGATATAGATAAGATAATCAATTCCATAGAGAAAATAACTTTAGATGATATTAAAGAAACAGCTAAGGTTATTTTTGATGAAAAATATTATTCATGGACAATTTTAGGGAATGTATAAGGAGAAATAGAGATGGAAAAAGTTAAAGTACAAGTTTTAATATCTGAGGGAGTTACTCTTCCAAAATATGAAACATCTGGTTCAGCTGGAATGGATGTTAGAGCAAATATTTCTGAGCCAATAGTTTTAGGATCATTAGAGAGAGTATTAGTTCCAACAGGGATAAAAATGGCAATACCAGAGGGATATGAAGTACAAGTAAGACCAAGAAGTGGACTTGCATTAAAGCACGGTATCAGTATGGCTAATACACCTGGAACAATAGATAGTGATTATAGAGGAGAGATTGGAGTTATTCTTATTAATCTTAGTAAAGAGGAATATATAATTCAACCTCAAGAGAGAATAGGACAGCTTGTATTAAATAAAGTGGCACAGATGGATTTTGAAGTTGTAGAAAGCTTAGATGAAACTGAAAGAGGTGCTGGAGGATTTGGGCACACTGGAAAATAAGAGGTAGCAGATGAAAAATAGTAGAGATATAAAACTTCTTTTTAAAAGATTGAAAAAGATGAATAACTTTCTTGTTTTAAATGCACTTTTGATAGTTTGTATAAGTATCTCTACAATATATAGTGCAACTATTTCAAGAACATCATCATTTTATATAAAAGAGAGCATTTGGACAGTAATAGGTCTAATAGCATATTTAGTAGTAACAATGATAGATTATAAAAAATATTTAAAATACTATAAAGTGTTATATTTATTAAATATTTTAATGTTACTTTCAGTTTTTGCCCTGGGGGTAAGTAGGCTAGGAGCTCAAAGATGGATAGATTTAGGACCAGTGAGTATACAGCCCTCAGAGGTTGGAAAAGTTTTAGTAGTTATAACTCTATCTGCTTTCCTATCTATACATTTTAAAGATAGATTAGTAGGAATAAAAAGTGTAATAATAGCAGTAGCACATATAGCACCAGTTTTATTACTTATTTTAAAACAGCCAGATTTAGGAACAACCCTTATAATACTTATGACTTTTAGTGTTATAATTTTTATGTATGAATTGGATTGGAAAACTATTATAATATTAGGGCTTAGTGGAGTGGCTTTTGTTCCTTTTGCTTATTTTTTTCTTTTAAAAGATTATCAGAGACAGAGAGTACTTACCTTTTTAAATCCAGAGGCAGATTTGCTAGGAAGTGGTTGGAATGTAACTCAATCTATGATAGCTATTGGTTCTGGAGAGCTTTATGGAAAAGGATTTTTGAATAGTAGTCAGAGTAAGTTGAGATTTCTTCCAGAAGCTCATACTGACTTTATAGTTTCAGTATTCTTAGAAGAGAGAGGTTTTTTAGGAGGGGTTTTGCTTTTTGGACTTTATTTTCTTCTAATTATGCAGATAGTGTATATAGCAGAAACTACTAGTGATAGATTTGGAAGGCTTGTTTGTTATGGAATAGCAGGGATTTTCTTTTTTCACTTTGTAATCAATGTGGGAATGACGATGGGAATAATGCCAGTAACAGGAAAACCGTTATTGCTTATGAGTTATGGGGGGACTTCATTACTTATTAGTTTTATAATGCTTGGAATAGTTCAGAGTGTGAGGATATATAGAGATTAAATAGGAGAGATATGGAATATCTAATAGATAAAGAGTATGAAGATGTAAGGTTAGACAAATTTTTAAGAAAAAAGTTACCAGATATGGCATTAACTGAGATTTTTAAATGTATTAGAGTAGGAAAAATAAAAGTTAATGGAAAAAAATCTAAAGAAAACTATAGACTTCAGTTAAATGATGTGGTAAAATTATTCTTTGTGGTAGAAAGTAAGGAATGTGACAAAAATAACAATATAAATAAAATAAATAGTGAAAAGTTTGAAAAAATAAAAAAATATATTGTTTATGAAGATGATAGAGTTTTGATACTAAATAAAAAAGCTAATATGGTTATGCATAAAGGGAGCGGACATGAATATGGAGTTTCTGAAATATTAAAAGAGTATCTAAATAATCCTAACTTTAACTTTGTAAATAGAATTGATAAAGCTACTTCAGGTCTTGTTGTAGGAGCTAAAAGTTTAGTTGTAACAAGAGAATTATCAGAGGAGATTAGAGAGAGAAAAGTAGATAAAAAATACTATATCTTAGTTGAAGGAAAAGTTAAGAGAAGAGAGTTTCAAATAAAGAGTTATTTGAAAAAACTAGAAGATAAAGTTGTAGAGTTAGAACAATACGAAGAGGGAGCTAAAGAGAGTTTAAGCTTTTTTAAAGTTGTAGAGTATGGAAAAAATTGTACATTACTAGAAGGGACATTAGGAAGTGGAAGAACTCATCAGCTAAGAGTTCAATTAGCTTCTATGGGAAATCCTATAATAGGGGATAGTAAATATGGAAAAGGTAAAGAAAAGATGATGTATCTATTCTCTCATTATTTAAAAATAGAGAAATATGGTATAGAGATAGATTTACCTATTCCTAAAGAGTATATTCAAAGGTTATCTAAATAAAATTTATATAGGAGGAAAAAATGGAAAACACAGGAATGTTAGAAAGGCTGTATAAGATTTCTGAAAGAGGAAGTACAGTAAAACAAGAGGTAATAGGAGGACTTACTACGTTTTTAGCTATGTCTTACATCATCTTTGTTAACCCTTCAATTTTAGGAATGACAGGAATGGACAAGGGAGCTTTAATTACAGTTACTTGTTTAACATCAGCACTAGCAACTATTATTTCTGGAGTTTGGGCAAATGCACCATTTGCTTTAGCACCAGGTATGGGACTAAATGCTTTCTTTACATTTACACTTGTATTAGGAAGAGGTCTATCTTGGGAAACTTCATTAGGTATTGTATTTATGTCAGGAGTATTTTTCTTTATACTATCTTTAGGTGGAATTAGAGAGAAGATAGCTTATGCTATTCCTATGCCATTGAAGATAGCAGTAGGTGGAGGAATAGGACTGTTTATTACATTTATAGGATTAATTAATATGGGATTAGTTGCAGCTAATCCAGCTACAATAGTAGGACTTGGAGAGATGAAAATTACTACAATTTTAGGAATAATAGGTCTTGTTGTAGCAATTGTTTTAGAGATAAAGCAAGTTAAAGGTGGTATGTTAATAGGAATAGTTATCACTACAATATTAGGATTTATAACAGGAAATATAGCACTTCCAGAAAAAGTGGTATCTCTTCCACCAAGTATAGCACCAATAGCAGGAAAATTAGATATAGTTGGTGCTTTTAAACTATCACTAATAGGACCTATATTTTCGTTCATGTTTGTTGATCTATTTGATACATTAGGAACATTAATCTCTTGTTCAAGACAGGCAGGAATTATTGATAAGGATGGAAAAATTCAAGGCTTTGGAAGAATGCTTTACACAGATGTTTTCTCTACAATTATTGGTTCAGTTTTAGGTACAAGTACAGTAACAACTTATGTTGAATCTGCGGCAGGAGTAGCAGTAGGGGCTAAGACAGGATTAGCTTCAGTTGTAACAGGGTTACTATTTTTATTTGCACTATTATTTTCTCCATTAGTAGCTGTAGTACCAGGATATGCTACTGCATCTGCTCTTGTAATAGTAGGAGTGTATATGTTTAAGCAAGTAAAAGACTTAGATTTTGGAGATTTAAAAACTCTATTCCCTTGTTTTATAATAATTGTAATGATGCCACTTACTTACAGTATTAGTACAGGATTAAGCTTAGGATTTTTAAGTTATATTCTAATACACTTAATTACAGGAGATTTTAAAAAATTAAATATTACTTTAATTTTTATAGGAGCACTTTGCTTAGTAAATCTTTTAGTATAATATAATTATGATAATTGAGTTCAAAAACTTTTTGAACTCAATTTTTTTATAAAAAAATAATCTTAAAAAAATAGTATAATATTATAGAAACATCAACTAAAATAAGTATTTATTCATTGTATTAATTTTTTTTATACAAACAATAAATATCATTAATTTGACAAATTGTGGATATTGTAGTAAATTTTTATGTATGAGAGAGAAATATTTCATATTTTGAAAGAAATAGTACAGAATAATGAAAAGAGTATTATAAAAGTACAAATCTTTGTTAATACTCTAAAAAAATATGTATATTGAAAAAATTTTTTCAAAAAAATGGAATTTAAAAAGGTAGAGAAAGTAGAAAGTAGGAGGAAGTTTAGTATGAGAAGGAAATTTTATTTACTTGTAGCAGCACTGCTGTCAATTTTCTTATTTGTTTCTTGTGGTGGAAGTAAGGAAGAAACAGCTAAAAAAGGTGGAGTAAAAGATACATTAGTAGTAGCAAATGGAGCTGATGCGAAATCATTAGACCCACATGCAACTAATGACGCACCAAGTTCAAGAGTAACAGTACAAATCTATGATAGACTTGTAGAGCAGGATGATAATATGAATATAGTACCAAGCCTTGCTGAGTCTTGGGAGCAACCAGATGGAATGACTACTATATTTCATTTAAAAAAGGGAATTAAATTTCATAATGGAGATGAGTTAAAAGCTTCAGATGTAAAATTTTCTTTAGATAGAATGAAGGCATCACCTCAAGTATCTCATATCATAGGAACTGTGGATAAAATAGAAGTAATAGATGATTATACAGTAAAAATAATAACAAGTGAGCCTTTTGGAGCTCTATTAAACCACTTAACTCACCCAACAGCAGCTATAATGAGTGAGAAAGCTGTAAAAGCAGCAGGAGATTCTTATGGACAACATCCAGTAGGAACAGGACCTTATAAGTTTGTATCTTGGCAATCAGGAGATAAAATTACTCTAGAAGCTAATCCTGATTACTTCTTAGGAGTAACTCCTATAAAAAATGTAGTATTCAGACCAGTTACCGAAGCATCTAATAGAACTATTGGAATAGAAACTGGAGAATTAGATTTAGCTTATGATATAGAAGGGTTAGATAGAGAAAAATTAAGAAATGATGATTCAATCGTATTCTTAGAAGAACCATCTTTTGGAATTGACTACATTGGATTCAATACAAGAAAAGCACCATTTGATAATGTAAAAGTAAGACAAGCAATAGCTACTGCTATCAATGCGGATGATTTTATAACAGCTGTATACAAAGGTTCAGGAGAGAAAGCAAACTCACTAATTGGACCAAAAGTATTTGGGTATACTACTGAGGCTAAGGCTTGGGAGTATAATGTAGAAAAGGCTAAACAACTATTAGCAGAAGCTGGATATCCAAATGGATTTAAAGCAAAAATCTGGATAAATGAAAATGTTGAAAGAAGAGATATAGCTATAATACTTCAAGCTCAATTAAAAGAGATTGGAATAGACCTAGCTGTTGAAACTCTTGAGTGGGGAGCATATTTAGACGGTACAGCTAGAGGAGACCATGAGTTATTTATGTTAGGTTGGGTAACTGTAACTGGAGATGCTGACTATGGATTATATCCATTACTTCACTCATCAAGCTTTGGTGGAGCTGGAAATAGAGCATTTTATCACAATCCAAAAGTGGATGAACTATTATCAAAAGCTAGAGTATCTATAAACCAAGAGGAAAGAAAAGAGTTATATAAAGAGGTTCAAATTATAGCTCAAGAAGAGGTTCCATACTATGTAACTGCATATAAATCACAAAACGCAGCACTGCAAAAAAATATAGAAAACTTCAAACTTAAACCAGCGGGACATCACAGACTTTATGGAGTAAAATTTAAAACAAATTAATCTAAAAAGTTATTAATAGGCTGTGTCTTAATTGATACAGCCTTTTTATGTAAATTAAAATTTAAAAGGAAAGGAGAGGACACCTAAAATGTAGAGTGTCAAAATGAATATGCACAAGTATGTATTAAAAAGAATTTTACTACTTATTCCTGTATTATTAGGAGTATCATTATTAGTTTTCGCTATAATGTCGTTAACACCTGGAGATCCAGCACAGTTAATATTAGGGGAAAATGCACCAAAAGAAGCTGTATTAAAATTAAGAGAAGAGATGGGATTAAATGATCCATTCTTTATGCAGTATTTTAGATTTGTTAAAAATGCAATTATGGG
Above is a window of Fusobacterium mortiferum ATCC 9817 DNA encoding:
- the rodA gene encoding rod shape-determining protein RodA produces the protein MKNSRDIKLLFKRLKKMNNFLVLNALLIVCISISTIYSATISRTSSFYIKESIWTVIGLIAYLVVTMIDYKKYLKYYKVLYLLNILMLLSVFALGVSRLGAQRWIDLGPVSIQPSEVGKVLVVITLSAFLSIHFKDRLVGIKSVIIAVAHIAPVLLLILKQPDLGTTLIILMTFSVIIFMYELDWKTIIILGLSGVAFVPFAYFFLLKDYQRQRVLTFLNPEADLLGSGWNVTQSMIAIGSGELYGKGFLNSSQSKLRFLPEAHTDFIVSVFLEERGFLGGVLLFGLYFLLIMQIVYIAETTSDRFGRLVCYGIAGIFFFHFVINVGMTMGIMPVTGKPLLLMSYGGTSLLISFIMLGIVQSVRIYRD
- a CDS encoding CvpA family protein: MYLDIIILVVLILAILDGLKNGLFVEFLSVFGLVINFIAARYFTPILIQFLNLKSNDTNYFIVYIVMFWAVYIVIGLILHFLKNIMEGLTKGFVLRILGGIIGAAKGAVLALVVIFIFNFTSDLLPEIKKYGNNSRAAETMLKVAPLIEEYIPKVFKEKLDAVKNEKLIDKYMNKIF
- a CDS encoding class I SAM-dependent rRNA methyltransferase; this encodes MAKIILQKGKEKKIQNFYPNVFKDEVKSIIGKIENGDVVDVCTEDMTFVGRGYVTDSTSAYVRVLTTKDEKIDKDFILNKIRSAYKKREHLYNETNCIRAFFSEGDGIPGLIIDKFDKYVAVQFRNSGVERFRQEIINAIKKVMKPKGIYERSDVENRTHEGVEQKTGIIFGEIPERVIMEDNGLKYGIDIIDGQKTGFFLDQRDSRKFIRKYLNKDTRFLDVFSSSGGFSMAALKENCKKVVAIDKEPHALELCRENYELNGFEGNYTTMEGDAFLLLKTLVGRGEKYDVITLDPPSLIKRKADIHKGRDFFFDLCDDSFKLLEDGGILGVITCAYHISLQDLIEVTRMAASKNGKLLQVIGINYQPEDHPWILHVPETLYLKALWVKIINN
- the alr gene encoding alanine racemase — encoded protein: MRAWLEIEMDNLIFNINKIREKVNNREIMAVVKANSYGFGAKETVRYLSEHGVKSFAVACLDEGLELREAGIKDEILVLGIVFPEEMDIADKNSIQITVGNWEQIEYIKKNNLKVGIHIKIDTGMGRLGFLPEEGERVVDYCLENGINIMGIYSHLSDADGFNRESDDYTETQIKKFQIFEKYKDKVKYLHILNSGGILRFNEEISGNIVRAGICMYGMIANYRVEDLKRVFCVKTKILSIRTVEDDSFISYGRKYVLHKGETFATIGMGYADGIKKEFSNKSYVIIEGEKCPIIGEICMDMCMVKIPESIKDKISLGTEVIVVRDDIIEEINIEHKCSWDILTGIGRRVYRVYKENGKPYLIAR
- a CDS encoding RluA family pseudouridine synthase; this translates as MEYLIDKEYEDVRLDKFLRKKLPDMALTEIFKCIRVGKIKVNGKKSKENYRLQLNDVVKLFFVVESKECDKNNNINKINSEKFEKIKKYIVYEDDRVLILNKKANMVMHKGSGHEYGVSEILKEYLNNPNFNFVNRIDKATSGLVVGAKSLVVTRELSEEIRERKVDKKYYILVEGKVKRREFQIKSYLKKLEDKVVELEQYEEGAKESLSFFKVVEYGKNCTLLEGTLGSGRTHQLRVQLASMGNPIIGDSKYGKGKEKMMYLFSHYLKIEKYGIEIDLPIPKEYIQRLSK
- the dut gene encoding dUTP diphosphatase; its protein translation is MEKVKVQVLISEGVTLPKYETSGSAGMDVRANISEPIVLGSLERVLVPTGIKMAIPEGYEVQVRPRSGLALKHGISMANTPGTIDSDYRGEIGVILINLSKEEYIIQPQERIGQLVLNKVAQMDFEVVESLDETERGAGGFGHTGK
- a CDS encoding LptF/LptG family permease, giving the protein MKIIDKYISKNFIKSFMLSLMAFMGIFIVSQLFRVVKYLSDGRFTPGDAVYYIITLLPRTFIDVAPLAVLLGSMMTISSMASNLEIISLKTSGIKFRRIVLFPIIISAIISGVVFFVNDTLYPISLKINRDLRSGEVQKRVAPLEKRNAFLRGEDSNYIYLMQKVNRETGFAENIEIVDLNKSFDKIERIITAPEGRYNFGKKVWMLKDVNIYYGDDNKKPETKEFFSDSKYGDNPEHFITLTVEPRTLTIKDLKKTIREMKSIGGDTRELLVELGNRYSFPFASFVISFLGLALGGRYVRGTSAVSLGICVLLGYGYYVVQASFEALSANGFLNPFVGGWIPNIMFLVVGIYLLNKAEY
- a CDS encoding M16 family metallopeptidase, with the protein product MSIEVRKLSNGIPVLMDNIDSINTISLGIFVKTGSRDEYPEESGVSHYIEHMMFKGTTNRTAKDISEEVDNEGGMINAYTSRDTTCYYIQMLSNKIEKGVEILSDMFANSTFTEENLEKERNVIIEEIRMYEDIPEEIIHDENIKFAVTGTQSNSVLGTIESLNGIDRDRFVKYFKDQYRASNLVISVAGKMDCDKLFEMLEKGFGKLEDYPVERNIDNNYTINSGENKIVRDTNQVHLCFNTKGVSLVDEMKYPAAIISSVLGGNMSSRLFQKIREERGLAYSVYTYSSAFLEGGVFTVYAGTTHESYRDVIDIIRDEFEDIRENGITAYELQKSKNQFLSMLTFSLEGSKGRMNRMANSYLLYGEVIDIDKIINSIEKITLDDIKETAKVIFDEKYYSWTILGNV
- a CDS encoding LptF/LptG family permease is translated as MKLIDKYILNEIKIPVIFGVSLFTFIFLIDIIVAMMENIIVKGISIIDVMRILSFYLPPILSQTIPMGMFLGIMLTFSKFTRTSEATAMSAVGMSLRDIVKPIFVAACCVTLFIFFLQESIIPRSVAKLQFLTAKIAYENPVFQLKEKTFIDEVDEYNLYIDRMEGKEKKAKGILIFQKAEDKPFPTVIVGEEAYWKDSAMVLINSKFYNFNDKGKEVLRGEFDEKRIPLAAYFSEIEVKVKDIEAMGIGTLLKEMKDKTPAEKIPYKVEINKKLAVPFSTMMLSLLGVFLSIGHHRSGKGANFALSLIVIFSYITCLNVGMVMATKGIIPAFIGVWIPNVILFLLTLFMYKKKAEVI